A single region of the Tachyglossus aculeatus isolate mTacAcu1 chromosome X1, mTacAcu1.pri, whole genome shotgun sequence genome encodes:
- the LOC119950504 gene encoding low affinity immunoglobulin epsilon Fc receptor-like isoform X1: MDYQEDVTYADLKFPPKLEPRNGKKPAGPEFPPRNRSESHSNLGLERRGNDLIDALPAPAPSPLKNPALRTWIVPGIILSSLVVVVISLIIVCSRLNTSHTCLSEKFTRLLSNYTHLSNSYSHLSDNYTHLSDHCTHLLDNYTHLSGRYTHLSNSHKDLSEELSNLRDNHTHLIGNYTDLWDRNQWMENRLSKLVTWGQGLDHCKLQKSEPPYLSCLYCPAKWLLFRQNCYFFSENSEKWARSREQCQDLQSTLVTIIDHLEQVFLSVQAAGKTYWIGLTDEEHEGEWKWVNSHIFQNKYWAPLQPDNYRSNENCVSLGEKEGFDNWNDADCMKRYPYICKKAAERMQL, translated from the exons ATGGACTATCAGGAGGATGTGACCTATGCAGATCTCAAGTTTCCCCCCAAACTGGAGCCCAGAAATGGGAAGAagccag CAGGTCCTGAGTTTCCACCCAGAAACcgttcagagtcacacagcaatttgggcctggaaaggagaggaaacGATCTGATTGACG CCCTACCAgccccagccccttctcccctaAAGAACCCAGCTCTGCGCACCTGGATTGTTCCTGGCATCATCTTGAGTTCCTTGGTGGTCGTGGTGATTTCTCTGATCATTGTGT gttCCCGGCTGAACACCAGTCACACCTGCCTCTCAGAGAAGTTCACCCGCCTGTTGAGCAACTACACCCACCTATCAAACAGCTACTCCCACTTGTCGGACAACTACACCCACCTGTCGGACCACTGCACTCACCTGCTGGACAATTACACCCACCTGTCGGGCAGATACACCCATCTCTCAAACAGCCACAAAGACCTGTCAGAAGAGCTCTCCAACTTGAGGGACAATCACACCCACCTCATCGGGAACTACACCGATCTTTGGGACAGAAACcagtggatggagaacaggctCTCCAAACTTGTGAcatggggccagggcctggatcaCTGTAAACTCCAGAAGTCTGAGCCCCCTT acctCAGCTGCCTGTATTGTCCAGCTAAGTGGCTCCTCTTCAGACAAAACTGCTATTTCTTCTCTGAAAACTCTGAGAAGTGGGCTCGTAGCAGAGAGCAGTGCCAAGATCTCCAGTCAACGCTGGTTACCATCATTGACCACTTGGAGCAG GTCTTTCTGAGTGTCCAGGCAGCAGGGAAAACCTACTGGATCGGCCTGACAGATGAGGAGCATGAAGGTGAATGGAAGTGGGTAAATTCCCATATCTTCCAGAATAA ATACTGGGCCCCATTACAACCCGATAACTACCGCTCGAATGAGAACTGTGTGTccctgggagagaaggaagggtttGACAACTGGAATGATGCTGACTGCATGAAGAGATACCCTTACATCTGTAAGAAAGCGGCTGAGCGAATGCAGCTTTGA
- the LOC119950504 gene encoding low affinity immunoglobulin epsilon Fc receptor-like isoform X3, with protein MDYQEDVTYADLKFPPKLEPRNGKKPALPAPAPSPLKNPALRTWIVPGIILSSLVVVVISLIIVCSRLNTSHTCLSEKFTRLLSNYTHLSNSYSHLSDNYTHLSDHCTHLLDNYTHLSGRYTHLSNSHKDLSEELSNLRDNHTHLIGNYTDLWDRNQWMENRLSKLVTWGQGLDHCKLQKSEPPYLSCLYCPAKWLLFRQNCYFFSENSEKWARSREQCQDLQSTLVTIIDHLEQVFLSVQAAGKTYWIGLTDEEHEGEWKWVNSHIFQNKYWAPLQPDNYRSNENCVSLGEKEGFDNWNDADCMKRYPYICKKAAERMQL; from the exons ATGGACTATCAGGAGGATGTGACCTATGCAGATCTCAAGTTTCCCCCCAAACTGGAGCCCAGAAATGGGAAGAagccag CCCTACCAgccccagccccttctcccctaAAGAACCCAGCTCTGCGCACCTGGATTGTTCCTGGCATCATCTTGAGTTCCTTGGTGGTCGTGGTGATTTCTCTGATCATTGTGT gttCCCGGCTGAACACCAGTCACACCTGCCTCTCAGAGAAGTTCACCCGCCTGTTGAGCAACTACACCCACCTATCAAACAGCTACTCCCACTTGTCGGACAACTACACCCACCTGTCGGACCACTGCACTCACCTGCTGGACAATTACACCCACCTGTCGGGCAGATACACCCATCTCTCAAACAGCCACAAAGACCTGTCAGAAGAGCTCTCCAACTTGAGGGACAATCACACCCACCTCATCGGGAACTACACCGATCTTTGGGACAGAAACcagtggatggagaacaggctCTCCAAACTTGTGAcatggggccagggcctggatcaCTGTAAACTCCAGAAGTCTGAGCCCCCTT acctCAGCTGCCTGTATTGTCCAGCTAAGTGGCTCCTCTTCAGACAAAACTGCTATTTCTTCTCTGAAAACTCTGAGAAGTGGGCTCGTAGCAGAGAGCAGTGCCAAGATCTCCAGTCAACGCTGGTTACCATCATTGACCACTTGGAGCAG GTCTTTCTGAGTGTCCAGGCAGCAGGGAAAACCTACTGGATCGGCCTGACAGATGAGGAGCATGAAGGTGAATGGAAGTGGGTAAATTCCCATATCTTCCAGAATAA ATACTGGGCCCCATTACAACCCGATAACTACCGCTCGAATGAGAACTGTGTGTccctgggagagaaggaagggtttGACAACTGGAATGATGCTGACTGCATGAAGAGATACCCTTACATCTGTAAGAAAGCGGCTGAGCGAATGCAGCTTTGA
- the LOC119950504 gene encoding C-type lectin domain family 4 member G-like isoform X4, translating to MDYQEDVTYADLKFPPKLEPRNGKKPAGPEFPPRNRSESHSNLGLERRGNDLIDALPAPAPSPLKNPALRTWIVPGIILSSLVVVVISLIIVCSRLNTSHTCLSEKFTRLLSNYTHLSNSYSHLSDNYTHLSDHCTHLLDNYTHLSGRYTHLSNSHKDLSEELSNLRDNHTHLIGNYTDLWDRNQWMENRLSKLVTWGQGLDHCKLQKSEPPYLSCLYCPAKWLLFRQNCYFFSENSEKWARSREQCQDLQSTLVTIIDHLEQVFLSVQAAGKTYWIGLTDEEHEDTGPHYNPITTARMRTVCPWERRKGLTTGMMLTA from the exons ATGGACTATCAGGAGGATGTGACCTATGCAGATCTCAAGTTTCCCCCCAAACTGGAGCCCAGAAATGGGAAGAagccag CAGGTCCTGAGTTTCCACCCAGAAACcgttcagagtcacacagcaatttgggcctggaaaggagaggaaacGATCTGATTGACG CCCTACCAgccccagccccttctcccctaAAGAACCCAGCTCTGCGCACCTGGATTGTTCCTGGCATCATCTTGAGTTCCTTGGTGGTCGTGGTGATTTCTCTGATCATTGTGT gttCCCGGCTGAACACCAGTCACACCTGCCTCTCAGAGAAGTTCACCCGCCTGTTGAGCAACTACACCCACCTATCAAACAGCTACTCCCACTTGTCGGACAACTACACCCACCTGTCGGACCACTGCACTCACCTGCTGGACAATTACACCCACCTGTCGGGCAGATACACCCATCTCTCAAACAGCCACAAAGACCTGTCAGAAGAGCTCTCCAACTTGAGGGACAATCACACCCACCTCATCGGGAACTACACCGATCTTTGGGACAGAAACcagtggatggagaacaggctCTCCAAACTTGTGAcatggggccagggcctggatcaCTGTAAACTCCAGAAGTCTGAGCCCCCTT acctCAGCTGCCTGTATTGTCCAGCTAAGTGGCTCCTCTTCAGACAAAACTGCTATTTCTTCTCTGAAAACTCTGAGAAGTGGGCTCGTAGCAGAGAGCAGTGCCAAGATCTCCAGTCAACGCTGGTTACCATCATTGACCACTTGGAGCAG GTCTTTCTGAGTGTCCAGGCAGCAGGGAAAACCTACTGGATCGGCCTGACAGATGAGGAGCATGAAG ATACTGGGCCCCATTACAACCCGATAACTACCGCTCGAATGAGAACTGTGTGTccctgggagagaaggaagggtttGACAACTGGAATGATGCTGACTGCATGA
- the LOC119950504 gene encoding low affinity immunoglobulin epsilon Fc receptor-like isoform X2, with product MDYQEDVTYADLKFPPKLEPRNGKKPAGPEFPPRNRSESHSNLGLERRGNDLIDALPAPAPSPLKNPALRTWIVPGIILSSLVVVVISLIIVCSRLNTSHTCLSEKFTRLLSNYTHLSNSYSHLSDNYTHLSDHCTHLLDNYTHLSGRYTHLSNSHKDLSEELSNLRDNHTHLIGNYTDLWDRNQWMENRLSKLVTWGQGLDHCKLQKSEPPYLSCLYCPAKWLLFRQNCYFFSENSEKWARSREQCQDLQSTLVTIIDHLEQVFLSVQAAGKTYWIGLTDEEHEGEWKYWAPLQPDNYRSNENCVSLGEKEGFDNWNDADCMKRYPYICKKAAERMQL from the exons ATGGACTATCAGGAGGATGTGACCTATGCAGATCTCAAGTTTCCCCCCAAACTGGAGCCCAGAAATGGGAAGAagccag CAGGTCCTGAGTTTCCACCCAGAAACcgttcagagtcacacagcaatttgggcctggaaaggagaggaaacGATCTGATTGACG CCCTACCAgccccagccccttctcccctaAAGAACCCAGCTCTGCGCACCTGGATTGTTCCTGGCATCATCTTGAGTTCCTTGGTGGTCGTGGTGATTTCTCTGATCATTGTGT gttCCCGGCTGAACACCAGTCACACCTGCCTCTCAGAGAAGTTCACCCGCCTGTTGAGCAACTACACCCACCTATCAAACAGCTACTCCCACTTGTCGGACAACTACACCCACCTGTCGGACCACTGCACTCACCTGCTGGACAATTACACCCACCTGTCGGGCAGATACACCCATCTCTCAAACAGCCACAAAGACCTGTCAGAAGAGCTCTCCAACTTGAGGGACAATCACACCCACCTCATCGGGAACTACACCGATCTTTGGGACAGAAACcagtggatggagaacaggctCTCCAAACTTGTGAcatggggccagggcctggatcaCTGTAAACTCCAGAAGTCTGAGCCCCCTT acctCAGCTGCCTGTATTGTCCAGCTAAGTGGCTCCTCTTCAGACAAAACTGCTATTTCTTCTCTGAAAACTCTGAGAAGTGGGCTCGTAGCAGAGAGCAGTGCCAAGATCTCCAGTCAACGCTGGTTACCATCATTGACCACTTGGAGCAG GTCTTTCTGAGTGTCCAGGCAGCAGGGAAAACCTACTGGATCGGCCTGACAGATGAGGAGCATGAAGGTGAATGGAA ATACTGGGCCCCATTACAACCCGATAACTACCGCTCGAATGAGAACTGTGTGTccctgggagagaaggaagggtttGACAACTGGAATGATGCTGACTGCATGAAGAGATACCCTTACATCTGTAAGAAAGCGGCTGAGCGAATGCAGCTTTGA